In Panthera leo isolate Ple1 chromosome B3, P.leo_Ple1_pat1.1, whole genome shotgun sequence, a single genomic region encodes these proteins:
- the LOC122222253 gene encoding olfactory receptor 11G2-like, producing MSSRPMNVSSTETTNSVSHFILVGFPSSPEMQLFYFGLFSVVYTLTLMGNAAIVCAVRWERRLHTPMYILLGNFSLLEICYVTTTVPNMLANFLSSSKSISFVNCFAQFYFFFSLGCDEGFFLCIMAFDRYLAICRPLHYPLIMTKQLYTGLAIFGWSCGFVLFLTPVVLISQLPYCGPNTINHFLCDPAPLMMLSCSEDTTTQFIYSTFNAVFMIGTFLFVLCSYALVIVAVLRMPSAAGKRKAFSTCASHLAVVILFFGSVMVMYVSPGSGRPVKMQKIVTLLYSVITPLCNPLIYSLRNKEMKTALKKIFGTEHGIHKM from the coding sequence ATGTCTTCCAGACCAATGAATGTGTCCAGCACAGAAACCACCAACTCCGTTAGCCACTTTATCCTCGTGGGCTTTCCCTCAAGCCCAGAAATGCAGCTCTTCTACTTCGGGCTCTTCTCAGTAGTCTACACGCTGACTCTCATGGGGAACGCAGCCATTGTCTGTGCAGTGCGGTGGGAACGGCGTCTTCACACGCCCATGTACATCCTCTTGGGGAATTTCTCTCTCCTGGAAATATGTTATGTCACCACGACCGTCCCTAACATGTTGGCCAATTTCCTGTCCTCAAGCAAGTCCATTTCCTTTGTGAACTGTTTTGCACAGTTCTACTTCTTCTTCTCTCTGGGGTGTGATGAGGGCTTCTTCCTCTGCATCATGGCCTTTGACAGGTACCTTGCCATCTGTCGTCCTCTGCATTACCCACTCATTATGACGAAACAGCTGTACACTGGCCTTGCCATCTTTGGCTGGTCATGCGGGTTCGTCCTCTTCCTAACCCCAGTTGTTCTCATTTCACAGTTACCCTACTGTGGCCCAAATACCATCAACCATTTCTTGTGTGATCCTGCCCCATTGATGATGCTGTCCTGTTCTGAAGACACCACAACACAGTTCATTTACTCTACTTTCAATGCTGTTTTCATGATTGGaacctttctctttgttctttgttcctatgCTCTGGTGATTGTGGCTGTGCTAAGGATGCCCTCAGCAGCAGGCAAACGCAAGGCTTTCTCCACTTGTGCTTCTCATCTGGCAGTGGTGATCCTGTTTTTTGGCTCTGTTATGGTGATGTATGTTAGTCCTGGATCAGGACGCCCAGTGAAAATGCAGAAAATTGTGACCTTACTTTATTCTGTGATAACACCCCTCTGTAATCCTCTAATCTATAGCCTTAGGAACAAGGAAATGAAGACTGCTCTGAAGAAAATCTTTGGCACTGAGCATGGTAttcataaaatgtaa